GCTCTCTTCATCATCGACTAGCAGAATCTGGTAATTTGCCGGTTGCAAGGTCATCTCTCCTATAGAAATTCTGGCCATGAAATGCCAAATACCAGGCGTTCAAATCACGCGGGCAGGGATGAAAGGAATAAACAGGATAAAACAAAAAACGTCCAATTGTTGCGTACCATCCCCTTCATCCCCTTTATCCCTGTACATAAGTTTTCACGTTTGACAGGGCAGATTGATGACAAACCTGGCTCCGCCCTGGCGGCCGGAAGTAACCGAAATTGAGCCCCCATGTGCCTCGACAATGGCGTGAACAGTCGCCAGGCCAAGACCTGTACCGTGATCCTTGGTTGTAAAGAACGGGTTGAAGATCCTGCTCCGTATATCTTCGGGGATGCCGGGCCCGGAGTCCTCGACAAAAATCTCCCGCGCCCCCGGGCTGAGGCCGATAGTCAATACACCGCCATCCGGCATGGCCTCGGCGCCGTTGATGATCAGATTCAACATCGCCTGGTACAGCTGCTGACGGTCGAGCGACATCGACACACCCTGCGGATAGGCCCGACGAATCTCGATCCCCACAAACCGTGGATCGGTGGCGGCAATGAGTGCCAATTCATCCAAAACCGAGGAGACGTCGGCAACGGCCATTTTCGGCGATCCGGGACGCGCATAAAGCAAAAAATCACTCAGCAGGCCGTTCAGTCGATCGGCCTCCTTGACCACGATCCGCATCAACTGCCGATCGCCCTCGCTGACGCCTTTCGCCTCCATGAGCAGTTGCACCGAACCGCTGATCGAGGCGAGTGGATTACGGATCTCATGCGCCATTCCGGACGCCAGCTGTCCGACGGCGGCCAGCCGGTCCGACCTCTTCAGCCGCTCCTCCAGCTCCTTGTACCAGGTCATGTCCTTGAAGGTAATCAGCAGTCCGAGCGTATGCCCATCCGCCCCCTTGACCAGTGAAGAGGCATAACCAAGGATGCGCCGACCTGCCTCACGGGAAAGGAAAATCCCCTCGCCACGCTCGACGATCAGCAGGGTACCGTCGTAAACCGCAAAGGCCGGGAATACTTCCCGCACATCCCGGTCGTAGACGTCTTCCAGGGTAAAGCCTGAAATGTGCTCGGCGGCGGCGTTGAACGAACGAATCCGGCCGAGCGGGTTAATGATCATCAAACCGCTGCCGATATTGGCCAGAATTGTCCGATTGAGGTTTTCGAGTTCATCGTAATCGATATTTTTCTTTTCCAGCGCTTGTTCGCTGCACCGCAGCCGTTCGGCCAGAAGACCGCTCAGCAGGGCGGTAAAAAAAATGGCGGTGACATTGACAAAAACGGCATAAAAGACTTGCCGGATATCAAGCTGCGGCTGTACGGACCAGGCCGGCAGAGGTGGAAGGAGGCCATAATATTGCAGGTCGAGCAGGCTGCCGAAGAGAATGGCGGCAGCCGACGCGACGAAAAAAATCTCCCTGCGGGCCAGAAAAGCACTGGCGACGATAACGATAAGATAATAAAGAAAATGAAAAGGGCTGTCGATGCTGCCGGTTAGGTAAATCAGGCTGGTAATGAACAGCAGATCCCAGACGATCTGCGCCTGGACAAAGAGTCTCTGGCGTCGAATCCGGGGAAGAGCAACGGCGGCGACGGCTGCCTGGCCGTAGTAAAGGCCCCCCAGCAGGTAAAGACTGTGCAGAAGATACAGCTGCTCGGCGGCGTTCCGCAGATGGTAGACGATGGTTCCACCGAGCAGCAGGGTAATGGCCAATACCCGGCAGACGAGGAGCCATCCCAGTTGACGACGGGGGATTTCTGCCGTTGGGTTGTAAGCGGGGATAGTGCCTCCCATGCCTCAAACCATCATCCGCCGACCGCTCCGGCCAGCTTGAAGATCGGCAGGTACATGGCGATAACCAGGCCACCGACGGTGGTGCCGAGAAAGAGCATGAGCAACGGCTCCATCATCGCGGTAAGGTTGCCGACGGCGTCGTCGACCTCGTCGTCATAAAAGTCGGCGATCTTGTTGAGCATGGTGTCGATGGAGCCCGACTGCTCGCCGACGGCGATCATCTGGCAAACCATGGGCGGGAACACTCCCGATTTCTCAAGGGGTTCGGCGATCGTCTTGCCTTCGCTGATGCTCTGCCGGACACGGTAGATGGCCTTTTCCACCGTCTTGTTGCCGGCGGTCTTGGCGACAATGTCGAGACCATCGAGGATGGGAACACCGCTGGACATC
Above is a genomic segment from Desulfuromonadales bacterium containing:
- a CDS encoding ATP-binding protein; the protein is MGGTIPAYNPTAEIPRRQLGWLLVCRVLAITLLLGGTIVYHLRNAAEQLYLLHSLYLLGGLYYGQAAVAAVALPRIRRQRLFVQAQIVWDLLFITSLIYLTGSIDSPFHFLYYLIVIVASAFLARREIFFVASAAAILFGSLLDLQYYGLLPPLPAWSVQPQLDIRQVFYAVFVNVTAIFFTALLSGLLAERLRCSEQALEKKNIDYDELENLNRTILANIGSGLMIINPLGRIRSFNAAAEHISGFTLEDVYDRDVREVFPAFAVYDGTLLIVERGEGIFLSREAGRRILGYASSLVKGADGHTLGLLITFKDMTWYKELEERLKRSDRLAAVGQLASGMAHEIRNPLASISGSVQLLMEAKGVSEGDRQLMRIVVKEADRLNGLLSDFLLYARPGSPKMAVADVSSVLDELALIAATDPRFVGIEIRRAYPQGVSMSLDRQQLYQAMLNLIINGAEAMPDGGVLTIGLSPGAREIFVEDSGPGIPEDIRSRIFNPFFTTKDHGTGLGLATVHAIVEAHGGSISVTSGRQGGARFVINLPCQT